A region of the Microcystis aeruginosa FD4 genome:
TATCGAGGTGGTCGCGCAATTCACAGACGCATAATTCCTGATGTCGCAACAGTTGCAGAATTTGCAGCCGCAGGGGATCCGAGAGTGCCTGAAAACCAGTATAAATCTGGGTTAACGAGTCGGGAGATGTGGCCAGAGAGTTGAACATTGAGATTGCCCCTAGTGGCAAGGAAATAGGAAAGCGGGAAAATTCAGAATTGCAACAAAACTTTATGTATTTTTGTATCGAATCAGGAAAACCAGCGAATCATCCCCTGTATGATAGACAATGGTTTTGACCAGATTAGCCTTTAAAATCATTGTAGACAGGTTAGGAGACATCATGGAATTATTTGCGGCTCTCAATTTAGAACCTATTTTTCAACTCACCTTCGTGGCGCTAATCATGTTAGCTGGCCCCTTTGTCATTTTCCTACTAGCTTTTCGTGGGGGCGACCTATAAAAACCGCCTCCCACCCATTGTTATTCGTGCTTTTTTGACTTCTCTCCTCTCTAGGGAGAGATTTTTTGTCTAAAACCCAGTCATCAGTTATCAGTTATCAGTTATCAGTTATCAGTTATCAGATGTGACGCGATGTGCAACTAAAAACGACAGAATCAGGGTAGGGTTCCAGAGGATACTTTACTTCCCCACTTCCCCACTTCCCACTTCCCCACTGATAACTGATTACTGTTTACTGGACGGCTACGCCGTGCCTTTGGCAACACTGAAAAAAGCACCCCATTTCCCCTCTCCTAACAATCGACTGCTAAGATCGAACATAGCGATCGATCTCTCGCTCCCACGATAACTGATAAAACTATCTATGATCATTAAAAATAACCCCCATTATCGGGCTGTAATCGGCTTTTGGGTCGCTCTCCTTGTGTTTTGGGGTTTTGGGAGTTTCTCACCCCTTCTTGCCCAAGGGAAAGAGCAGTCAGCCGATGTACAATCGATTACCCCCTACCTTAAGCAATTTCAACAAAAAATTACCGAATTTCGCCTCGATAACGGACTAAAATTCATTATCCTAGAAAATCGCGATGCTCCGGTTATTTCCTTTGTCACCTACGCGGATGTGGGAGGTGCCGATGAACCGGACGGTAAAACAGGAGTTGCCCACTTTTTGGAACATTTAGCCTTTAAAGGCACAAAAACCATCGGTACTATCGATTATCTTAGCGAGAAAAAAGTCCTCAATCGCCTTGAAGCTATAGACAAAGAACTACAAGCGGCCAAAAAAGCGGGTAAAAGCGCAGAAGTGGCTAAATTAACGGAAGAATTTCAACAAGCTAAGGCAGAGTCCGAGAAATTCGTCCAACGCAACGAATACGGGCAAATCGTCGAAACGCAGGGGGGAGTCGGTTTAAATGCCACCACTTCCACCGATGCAACTAGCTATTTTTACAGCTTCCCGTCGAATAAATTGGAATTATGGATGTCTTTGGAATCGGAAAGATTTTTAGAGCCGGTGTTCCAACGGGAATTTTACAAAGAAAAAGACGTAATTCTGGAAGAAAGACGGATGCGGACGGATAATAGCCCCTTGGGTTTATTAATCGAAGCTTTTCTCGATCAAGCTTATACTGTCCATCCCTACAAACGTCCCGTTATCGGTTACGATCGAGATATTCGCAATCTGGAACCCTCAGATATCCAAAACTTTTTCGATAAATTTTATCCTGCCAGTAATCTAACCATAGCTATCGCCGGAGATGTGGACCCAGAACAGGTAAAACAGTTAGCTAAGGTTTATTTTGGTCGTTTTCCCGCTAAACCGAAACCCCCACAGGTGACAGTAGTGGAACCGAACCAAACCAAAACAAAGGAAATTACCCTAAAATTAGCCTCGCAGCCTTGGTATTTAGAAGGATACCATCGTCCCGCCCTCAATCACCCCGATCATGCGGTTTACGAGGTTATTGCCACTTTAATGAGTGAAGGAAGAACCTCGCGACTGTATAAAGCTTTAGTGGAGGACAAACAACTTGCCCTCGCTGCTCAGGGATTTAACGGCTTTCCGGGGGATAAATACCCGAATTTGCTGTTATTCTATGCTCTCAGCGCTCCTAATGTCAGTGTGGAGGAAGTAGCGCAGGGTTTGAATTGGGAATTGGAAAGATTGAAAAATGAACCGGTTTCGGAACAGGAATTAGAACGGGTTAAAAATCAACTACGGGCAGCCCTATTAAGAGGTCTTGATTCTAACATGGGCATGGCGCGATCCTTGATTGAATACGAGGTAAAAACCGGCGATTGGCGTAATTTATTCGCCCAATTAGATGCTTATAATGCTGTCACGGCAGCCGATATTCAACGGGTGGCTAAAGAGACTTTTACCCCCGAAAATCGCACTATTGGCCGAATTTTACCGAAATAGAGAGATGGGGAGATAGGGAAGTGGGGAAATGGGGGAAATGGGGGAAGTGGGGAAATGGGGAAATTTTAGGTAAAACCCCAACACCCTAACACCCCAACACCCTAACACCCCAACACCCTAAAACCCTAACCCCCCAACACCTAACACCTAAAACCGAAAACCTAAAATAAATATAATCATGAAAAAACGCTTCCAATGGCTAGGTTTAATAGTTATCACCCTGATAGGTGTCCTAGCTTTTCGTTCCCCGGCAATTGCCCAAACCCCGCGACATTTTACCGATTTAACTTTTCCTCCCCTTCCTGAAGTGACAGTTCCCCAATACGAGCGCTATCAACTAGATAATGGTATGGTGGTTTATTTAGTGGAGGATCGGAGCTTACCTTTAGTAAGTGGTACGGCGATGATTCGGACGGGAGGAAGATTAGAATCCGGGGAAAAAGTCGGATTAGCCGATATTACTGGAACCGTGCTGCGTAGTGGTGGCACGGAAAAACATCCTTCTAATGTCTTAAATCAATTATTAGAACAAAGAGCAGCCCTCGTAGAAACCTCGATCGATCTTAACGCTGGAACTGCTAGTTTTAGCGCTCTTAGTGAAGATTTAGAAACAGTTTTTAATCTCTTTGCCGAAGTTTTACGTTCCCCAGCTTTTGAAAATCAGAGAGTGGAATTAGCCAAAGTTCAGGAAAAAGGAGCAATTGCCCGACGTAATGATGATCCCAGTGATATTGCTAGTCGGGAGTTCCGCAAGCTAGTCTATGGTGATAATAGCCCCTACGCTCGTACTGTAGAATATGGCACTTTAGCTAATATTAACCGTCAGGATTTAATCGATTTTTATCGTACCTATGTCCGTCCCGATCAAATAATTTTAGGAATTGTCGGGGATTTTGATTCTCAGTCGATGAAAGCATTAATCAATAAAACTTTTGGCGATTGGAAAAATCCCGCAACTGCCACTAAAATTGTTACCCCTTCGGCAACCCAAAAAAATCTTCAAGGTGTCTTTGTTGTCAATCAACCCCAATTAACCCAGAGTACGGTTTTATTAGGTCATCTTGGGGGTCGTTTGGATAGTCCCGACTATCCCGCTTTAACGGTATTAAATGAGATTTTAAGCGGTTTTGGTGGTCGTTTATTTAATGAAGTGCGCTCCCGTCAAGGATTAGCTTATTCTGTCTATGGTGTCTGGAATAGTCGTTATGATTATCCCGGGTTATTTATTGCTGGAGGTCAAACTCGCACCGATGCTACCGTACCTTTTATTAAGGCAATTTTAGGCGAAATCGAGCGCCTTCGCGATCAACCCGTAACCGCAAAAGAATTAGAAGATGCTAAAAATGCTATTCTCAATTCTTTTGTTTTTAAGTTTGAGAAACCTGCTCAAAATTTATCGCGATTGATGACCTATGAATACTATGGTTATCCCCAAGATTTTATCTTCCGTTATCAACAAGCGGTAAAAGGGGTGACAATTGCCGATATTCAACGAGTGGCACAACAATATCTGCAACCGAATCAGATTGTGACTCTTGTGGTGGGTAATGAACAGGAAATTCAACCTCCCTTATCCAGTTTGGGAACTACGGTTAAAACTGTTGATGTCACCATCACACAACTATAAATAGGGTTTGCTGAAAAAGTTTTTCCTGGGGGTCGGGTGTGGGGTGTAGGGTGTGGGGTGTAGGGTTTTACCGATTTTGAGGGGGTCAATTACCTAATTTTCAGGGAAAAAGTCCCTGAATTTTCCCCCCGATCACCCCCATATCTGGTACTTTTTGATTTCCCAAAAGTCTAAAAGTCTTACCCAACAAGGTTTTAAGATTTATTCAGCAAGCTCTAAATAAATCTAGGTTGGATTGAGCTAAACTAGGTGAAATCCAACCTAGAAAAATGAGATAAATATAGCACGATATATGACTTTACAACTCACCATAAATTATCCTGAAAATTTACCCGACTTTCTTCAAAAAACACGAGAGGAATTCGAGAGAGAAGCAACCTGAGCTATGGTAGTAAAACTCTTTGAGATGAAACGTATTTCATCGGGTATGGCTGCCAATTTATTAGGAGTGGATAGGGTTAATTTTTTATTGAGATTGACCGATTTTGGCGTAGGGATGATTGACTTAACAGAAGAAGAACTATTATCAGACTTTGAAAATGCCTAAAACTGAACGTATTGTATTAATACCTCACCTTTAATTGCTTTAATAGCAGCTTTGGGTGATTTAGAAATTCTACAGCACTTTATCGAGAGGTACTTGTTCCTTATGAGGTATGTCAAGAAGTTTTAGCCGGTGGGAAAAGTGGTTTTGCTATTTCTGAATTTATATTTGATTCTTGGTTAAGAAAGCAAGAATATCCTCTTACAATTATGCCAATATTGCTTAATTCTCTAGATTTAGGAAAGGCTGCGGTTATTCATTTGGCTTTGCGGGAAAATATTCAAACAGTTTGTATTGATGAAACAGTAGGAAGACGTATTGCTAAATTAAGTGGTCTTTTAGTCACAGGATCAATTGGCATTTTACTTCGTGCCAAGCAAGAAGGCTATCCAATTTCAATTAAATTAGCCATAACTCGAATGCAAAATCGAGGGATAAGAATTAGTGCAAGGGTCATTAGTTTCGCTTTAAAACAAGCTGGAGAGTAATAAATAATCGAGTCACTCTCTCAACTAAATTATTAATTTTTGTGTTAAGTACCTAGACAATTAAACCCTTTAGAGATAAGGTGAGCGTGGCTGAGTTGGCTATTATAGAGTTTTGTAAATAAATATCAAACTCAAGGGTTTTTGAGAATGGTATGTCGCTAAACTGAAAGTATAGAGTACAGAGGTAAAAATACTTATGATGCTACTACAAGATGTTGCGAGAACCTCTAGAGAACAAGCATTAATTCTGTGGTTTGAAGAAGTAGACAGCAAAGATGTGGGATTAGTCGGTGGCAAAAACTCCTCCTTAGGCGAAATGATCCAACAATTAACCCCGAAAGGGATTAATGTCCCCACAGGATTCGCCACCACCGCTTACGCTTACCGTCACTTTGTCGAAAAAGCCGGACTAGACGCACAATTAAGACAAATTTTCCAAGATTTAGACGAAAACGATGTGCAGAACTTGCAGGAAAAAGGTAAACAAGCACGCACATTAATCCTCAATACACCGTTCCCCGATGATTTAAGTCATGCGATCGCTATTGCCTATCGCCGACTCTGTGAACGTTATGGCGATGATCTCTATCATTCCATCGATGTGGCCGTTCGCTCGAGCGCCACTGCCGAAGACTTACCAGAAGCGAGTTTTGCCGGACAACAGGAAACCTATCTCAACGTGCAAGGAGTAAGGGGAGTTTTAGAAGCTTGTCATAAATGTTTTG
Encoded here:
- the psb30 gene encoding photosystem II reaction center protein Ycf12/Psb30 gives rise to the protein MELFAALNLEPIFQLTFVALIMLAGPFVIFLLAFRGGDL
- a CDS encoding M16 family metallopeptidase, which produces MIIKNNPHYRAVIGFWVALLVFWGFGSFSPLLAQGKEQSADVQSITPYLKQFQQKITEFRLDNGLKFIILENRDAPVISFVTYADVGGADEPDGKTGVAHFLEHLAFKGTKTIGTIDYLSEKKVLNRLEAIDKELQAAKKAGKSAEVAKLTEEFQQAKAESEKFVQRNEYGQIVETQGGVGLNATTSTDATSYFYSFPSNKLELWMSLESERFLEPVFQREFYKEKDVILEERRMRTDNSPLGLLIEAFLDQAYTVHPYKRPVIGYDRDIRNLEPSDIQNFFDKFYPASNLTIAIAGDVDPEQVKQLAKVYFGRFPAKPKPPQVTVVEPNQTKTKEITLKLASQPWYLEGYHRPALNHPDHAVYEVIATLMSEGRTSRLYKALVEDKQLALAAQGFNGFPGDKYPNLLLFYALSAPNVSVEEVAQGLNWELERLKNEPVSEQELERVKNQLRAALLRGLDSNMGMARSLIEYEVKTGDWRNLFAQLDAYNAVTAADIQRVAKETFTPENRTIGRILPK
- a CDS encoding M16 family metallopeptidase, which translates into the protein MKKRFQWLGLIVITLIGVLAFRSPAIAQTPRHFTDLTFPPLPEVTVPQYERYQLDNGMVVYLVEDRSLPLVSGTAMIRTGGRLESGEKVGLADITGTVLRSGGTEKHPSNVLNQLLEQRAALVETSIDLNAGTASFSALSEDLETVFNLFAEVLRSPAFENQRVELAKVQEKGAIARRNDDPSDIASREFRKLVYGDNSPYARTVEYGTLANINRQDLIDFYRTYVRPDQIILGIVGDFDSQSMKALINKTFGDWKNPATATKIVTPSATQKNLQGVFVVNQPQLTQSTVLLGHLGGRLDSPDYPALTVLNEILSGFGGRLFNEVRSRQGLAYSVYGVWNSRYDYPGLFIAGGQTRTDATVPFIKAILGEIERLRDQPVTAKELEDAKNAILNSFVFKFEKPAQNLSRLMTYEYYGYPQDFIFRYQQAVKGVTIADIQRVAQQYLQPNQIVTLVVGNEQEIQPPLSSLGTTVKTVDVTITQL
- a CDS encoding DUF3368 domain-containing protein; the protein is MPILLNSLDLGKAAVIHLALRENIQTVCIDETVGRRIAKLSGLLVTGSIGILLRAKQEGYPISIKLAITRMQNRGIRISARVISFALKQAGE